A single window of Crassostrea angulata isolate pt1a10 chromosome 8, ASM2561291v2, whole genome shotgun sequence DNA harbors:
- the LOC128161411 gene encoding heme-binding protein 2-like isoform X1: MTSILKTIGSVVSSKGLDKPAYEVLSSEKNYETRKYHPAKWVSTAVQSMEHEKARSAGFQRLFQYITGENKSEMKVEMTAPVSTRVEPGAGPNCESTFTVSFFIPPEHQENPPQPKNPNVFIEERPGFEAYVRSFGGFANEDSWVTEAKKLSEDLKEKTSEIRQDFWYTAGYNSPFQLFGRTNEIWFVKK; this comes from the exons ATGACCAGTATACTGAAAACCATTGGCTCTGTTGTGTCTTCCAAGGGTCTGGACAAGCCTGCATATGAAGTGCTTAGCTCAGAAAAG aaCTATGAAACTCGCAAATACCACCCAGCTAAATGGGTCAGTACTGCGGTACAGAGTATGGAACATGAGAAAGCCCGGAGCGCAGGCTTCCAGAGGTTGTTCCAGTATATCACAGGAGAGAACAAGTCAG AAATGAAGGTAGAAATGACAGCCCCAGTGTCAACCAGGGTAGAACCAGGAGCCGGGCCAAATTGTGAGAGCACCTTCACCGTGTCCTTCTTCATACCGCCGGAGCACCAGGAAAATCCGCCTCAACCCAAAAACCCTAATGTCTTCATTGAGGAGCGACCAGGTTTTGAGGCTTACGTAAGGAGTTTCGGAGGATTTGCTAATGAGGACTCATGGGTAACGGAGGCGAAGAAACTTTCCGAGGACTTGAAAGAGAAGACCAGTGAAATCCGCCAGGACTTTTGGTACACTGCAGGGTATAACAGTCCGTTCCAGTTGTTTGGTAGAACCAATGAGATTTGGTTTGTTAAAAAGTGA
- the LOC128161411 gene encoding heme-binding protein 2-like isoform X2 → MTSILKTIGSVVSSKGLDKPAYEVLSSEKNYELRRYSPAKWVSYTVKSMKKKEAQTEGFWKLFNYIQGENEKEMKVEMTAPVSTRVEPGAGPNCESTFTVSFFIPPEHQENPPQPKNPNVFIEERPGFEAYVRSFGGFANEDSWVTEAKKLSEDLKEKTSEIRQDFWYTAGYNSPFQLFGRTNEIWFVKK, encoded by the exons ATGACCAGTATACTGAAAACCATTGGCTCTGTTGTGTCTTCCAAGGGTCTGGACAAGCCTGCATATGAAGTGCTTAGCTCAGAAAAG aattaTGAACTGAGACGATATAGTCCAGCTAAGTGGGTTAGTTACACTGTCAAATCGATGAAGAAGAAGGAAGCCCAGACTGAAGGCTTCTGgaaattgtttaattatattCAAGGGGAAAATGAGAAAG AAATGAAGGTAGAAATGACAGCCCCAGTGTCAACCAGGGTAGAACCAGGAGCCGGGCCAAATTGTGAGAGCACCTTCACCGTGTCCTTCTTCATACCGCCGGAGCACCAGGAAAATCCGCCTCAACCCAAAAACCCTAATGTCTTCATTGAGGAGCGACCAGGTTTTGAGGCTTACGTAAGGAGTTTCGGAGGATTTGCTAATGAGGACTCATGGGTAACGGAGGCGAAGAAACTTTCCGAGGACTTGAAAGAGAAGACCAGTGAAATCCGCCAGGACTTTTGGTACACTGCAGGGTATAACAGTCCGTTCCAGTTGTTTGGTAGAACCAATGAGATTTGGTTTGTTAAAAAGTGA